Proteins co-encoded in one Ralstonia sp. RRA genomic window:
- a CDS encoding ABC transporter substrate-binding protein, whose translation MSSFKNAVRLAALAAIPMALLQATPALAQATKSVEVLAIVEHPALDAIRDGAKEQLKAEGFDAGKNLKWEYQSAQGSTATAAQIARKFIGDKPDAIVAIATPSAQAVVAATKTIPVVYSGVTDPVAAQLVKSWEPTGTNVTGVSDKLPLDKQIALIKRVVPNAKRVGMVYNPGEANSVVVVNELKKLLSAQGMTLVESAAPRTVDIAPSAKNLIGKVDVIYTNTDNNVVSAYESLVKVANEAKIPLVAGDTDSVKRGAIAALGINYYKLGQQTGKVVARILKGEKPGAIASAGSTDLELFVNEGAAKKQGVTLSADLLKDAKEVIK comes from the coding sequence ATGTCCAGCTTCAAGAATGCCGTTCGCCTTGCAGCGCTTGCCGCCATTCCGATGGCGCTTCTGCAAGCCACGCCGGCACTGGCCCAGGCCACCAAGTCGGTCGAAGTGTTGGCGATCGTTGAGCACCCGGCACTCGATGCCATCCGCGACGGCGCCAAGGAACAGCTGAAGGCCGAAGGCTTCGACGCCGGCAAGAACCTGAAGTGGGAATACCAGAGCGCCCAAGGCAGCACCGCTACCGCCGCGCAGATCGCCCGCAAGTTCATCGGTGACAAGCCGGATGCCATCGTCGCCATCGCCACGCCGTCGGCGCAGGCTGTTGTGGCTGCCACGAAGACCATCCCGGTGGTGTATTCCGGCGTGACGGACCCGGTTGCCGCGCAACTGGTCAAGAGCTGGGAGCCGACCGGCACCAACGTGACCGGTGTGTCGGACAAGCTGCCACTGGACAAGCAGATCGCTCTGATCAAGCGCGTGGTGCCGAATGCCAAGCGCGTGGGCATGGTCTACAACCCGGGTGAAGCCAACTCGGTGGTGGTCGTCAACGAACTGAAGAAGCTGCTGTCGGCCCAAGGCATGACGCTGGTGGAATCGGCTGCTCCGCGCACCGTGGACATCGCTCCGTCCGCCAAAAACCTGATCGGCAAGGTCGACGTGATCTACACGAACACCGACAACAACGTGGTGTCGGCGTATGAGTCGCTGGTGAAGGTGGCCAACGAAGCGAAGATCCCGCTGGTGGCTGGCGATACGGACAGCGTGAAGCGCGGTGCCATCGCTGCACTGGGCATCAACTACTACAAGCTCGGCCAGCAGACCGGCAAGGTCGTCGCCCGCATCCTGAAGGGTGAGAAGCCGGGCGCGATCGCTTCGGCCGGCAGCACCGATCTGGAACTGTTCGTGAACGAAGGCGCCGCCAAGAAGCAAGGCGTGACCCTGTCGGCAGACCTGCTGAAGGACGCCAAGGAAGTCATCAAGTAA
- a CDS encoding ABC transporter permease: protein MSLFSLLGALEIGLIFSLVALGVLISFRILNFPDLTVDGSFPMGGAVAATLIAGGHDPFVSTLCGTLAGAFAGFVTGWLNVRLKIMDLLASILMMIALYSVNLRIMGKPNVPLISEPTVFSLLQPEWMPDYVFRPVLLGVVVVIVKLLVDWFFSTQIGLSLRATGANPRMARAQGVATGRATLAGMALSNALVALAGALYAQTQGGADVSMGIGTIVIGLAAVIIGETVLPARRLVLTTLAVVVGAILYRFFIALALNSDFIGLQAQDLNMVTAALVVIALVLPGVRRKVFGKFAKTATKGN, encoded by the coding sequence ATGTCACTGTTTTCATTGCTCGGCGCCCTGGAGATCGGTCTGATCTTCAGTCTCGTGGCGCTCGGGGTGCTGATCTCCTTCCGCATCCTCAACTTCCCTGACCTCACTGTCGACGGCAGCTTCCCCATGGGCGGCGCGGTGGCGGCCACGCTCATCGCCGGCGGACACGATCCGTTCGTGTCGACCCTGTGCGGCACGCTGGCCGGTGCCTTCGCGGGCTTCGTCACGGGCTGGCTCAACGTGCGCCTGAAAATCATGGATCTGCTCGCCAGTATCCTGATGATGATCGCGCTGTACTCGGTCAACCTGCGCATCATGGGCAAGCCGAACGTACCGCTCATCTCTGAGCCGACGGTGTTCTCGCTGCTGCAGCCGGAATGGATGCCTGACTACGTCTTCCGCCCGGTGCTGCTGGGTGTGGTCGTGGTGATCGTCAAGCTGCTGGTGGACTGGTTCTTCTCCACGCAGATTGGCCTGTCGTTGCGTGCCACCGGCGCCAACCCGCGCATGGCGCGCGCCCAAGGCGTGGCTACCGGCCGCGCCACGCTGGCCGGCATGGCGCTGTCCAACGCGCTGGTCGCCCTTGCTGGTGCGCTTTACGCGCAAACGCAAGGCGGCGCTGACGTGTCGATGGGTATCGGCACCATCGTCATCGGCCTGGCTGCCGTCATCATCGGCGAGACCGTGCTGCCGGCACGCCGCCTGGTGCTGACCACGCTGGCCGTGGTGGTGGGCGCGATCTTGTATCGCTTTTTCATCGCCCTGGCGCTCAACAGCGATTTCATCGGCCTGCAGGCGCAGGATCTGAACATGGTGACCGCCGCGCTGGTGGTGATCGCGCTCGTGCTGCCGGGTGTGCGCCGCAAGGTGTTCGGCAAGTTCGCCAAGACTGCAACCAAGGGGAACTGA